The region TCGGCTATGCCTATTCTCCCCAAGTGCTGAATTTTTTAACGGTGATTCCTTTGTTAGGGCGACCGATCGAACTCGTTTTATCTGTCTGGAGTTTGCTCGCGGCAATCGTTGCAGTTCGTCAAGGTTTAGATATCAAGACTCGATCGGCAGCGATAATTTGTTTGGTAGGCTGGCCTTTAATTCAAGTCGCAATTGGTTTTGTACAAGTATTTGAACAGTACTTAGTCAATTTAGCGACTTAATATCCTGAAATCGATCGCACCACTCCAAAACTCGATTCCACGCCCACCAACGGTCTGGGTCTCCCGCTTGGCGCTGGCAAGCCATACTGCTGATGTAGCCAACATGACCGCCATACTGAGTTAATACCAAGTTAATATCGGGATTTTGAGCAGCAGCAGCTTGCAAGTCGGGTATTATCGTCGGATCGAACATCGGATCGTCTGCGGCGTATAAAATCAAAGTCGGTTTTTTTAAGTGTGGCAGTATGTGCAGGGCGCTGCTAGCCTCGTAGTACGCTTCTACAGATGGAAAGCCCAACCTCTCAATTACCAATTCGCGATCGAAACCCCAGATACTGTTAGCCCGTGCGATCGCATCCGGATCGATTGCGTCTGGGTGAGCTTCGTAAAGACGCCAAGCCAGTTTTTTCAGTTCCCGTGCGATCGCCTTTTCCAAGTACCTACCCCAAGGATGCTTCACTAAATAAGAAAGGGAACGATTTGAGTCTAAACTCGGACAAATAACCGCAGCTCCCCCAATATCCTCAAAATTGAATGCTGAGCCAAATTCTCCTCTTCCCTCCTCGCGGGACGGGCTGGAGTTACTCCCCCACTCGCCAGCTGCTTTAACTGCCCACAGCGCCAACTGCCCTCCCAGAGAATACCCTGCGAACCAAAACGGCGGCGGGCACCCCATTGTTTTAGCCTTAGCCGCAACGCGAACAAAATCTTCTCCCTCGTACAAGCCATCAGAAGTTAGCGTCGGAGATAACAAAGCTGTTTTACCGTGAGCTCGCCAGTCAAACAGAACTACTGCATAGCCCCTGGCGAAAGCTTTGCGTCCCAGCAGTCTGAGAAACCATTGATTATCTAAAGAGCCTGTAATGCCGTAAGTACCCACGATCGTACCGCGAGGGTTGTCGGGAATTGCTACAAGACCAAAAAT is a window of Aerosakkonema funiforme FACHB-1375 DNA encoding:
- a CDS encoding YheT family hydrolase; translated protein: MPIPAYIPPKSVRNGLAMTLYTALWASRKWESTITDPEPPYQETIFAGAEDVPIFGLVAIPDNPRGTIVGTYGITGSLDNQWFLRLLGRKAFARGYAVVLFDWRAHGKTALLSPTLTSDGLYEGEDFVRVAAKAKTMGCPPPFWFAGYSLGGQLALWAVKAAGEWGSNSSPSREEGRGEFGSAFNFEDIGGAAVICPSLDSNRSLSYLVKHPWGRYLEKAIARELKKLAWRLYEAHPDAIDPDAIARANSIWGFDRELVIERLGFPSVEAYYEASSALHILPHLKKPTLILYAADDPMFDPTIIPDLQAAAAQNPDINLVLTQYGGHVGYISSMACQRQAGDPDRWWAWNRVLEWCDRFQDIKSLN